A single window of bacterium DNA harbors:
- the hslV gene encoding ATP-dependent protease subunit HslV, translating to MTEQRHEPIIRSTTILCVRRNEKVVMAGDGQVTFGQTIMKANAKKVRKMYKDSIVAGFAGTSADAFALLGKLEAKLEEYRGNLSKASVELAKEWRMDKVLRRLEAMLSVASKEHFFIISGSGDVIEPSEGIMAIGSGGAYALAAARALLLHTDMEARQIVEEAMKITSSICIYTNSFLTIEEI from the coding sequence ATGACAGAGCAACGGCATGAGCCGATAATACGATCTACCACAATATTGTGCGTGCGGAGAAATGAAAAAGTCGTTATGGCTGGTGATGGCCAGGTGACTTTCGGCCAGACCATTATGAAAGCCAACGCCAAAAAAGTGCGCAAGATGTACAAGGATTCCATCGTTGCCGGTTTTGCCGGAACCTCGGCGGATGCTTTTGCCCTGCTGGGAAAGCTGGAAGCCAAACTGGAAGAATACCGCGGCAACCTTTCCAAGGCATCGGTAGAGCTGGCCAAAGAGTGGCGGATGGATAAGGTGTTGAGAAGGCTGGAGGCAATGCTGTCCGTGGCCAGTAAAGAGCACTTCTTTATTATTTCCGGGTCAGGAGATGTGATTGAGCCGTCCGAGGGGATTATGGCCATCGGATCAGGGGGAGCTTATGCTTTGGCCGCAGCCAGAGCATTGCTGCTTCACACGGATATGGAAGCCAGACAAATCGTCGAGGAGGCCATGAAGATTACCAGCTCTATTTGTATTTACACGAACAGCTTCTTAACCATTGAGGAAATCTAA
- the xerA gene encoding site-specific tyrosine recombinase/integron integrase — protein MKEFLNYLQVELNYSNHTLRAYRNDLLQFFHALGIQDGEDTNNLYQELQKVDLSQVREYLNQLFNRKLARTTIVRKISAIKSFYKYLIREGMPVESRVVLLSSPKVGVKIPSFLTIDEIFRLLDSLTPGFWELRDKTIFEVLYACGLRVSELTALNEEHIDFASRMIRVLGKGKKERVVPLGTRAASSLREYIPCKREFQQKMGQKNLTPLFINKYGTRLSSRSVARICKKYFRENGISDTASPHSFRHTFATHLLDAGVDLRSIQEMLGHASLATTQKYTHLSLDHLMQVYDKSHPKA, from the coding sequence GTGAAAGAATTTCTTAATTATCTCCAAGTGGAGCTTAACTATTCAAATCATACTCTGCGGGCTTACCGGAACGACCTGCTTCAGTTTTTTCATGCTCTGGGTATTCAGGACGGAGAAGATACCAATAATCTGTACCAAGAGCTTCAGAAAGTCGATTTATCGCAGGTGAGAGAATATCTGAACCAGCTTTTCAACCGAAAGCTTGCCAGAACCACCATTGTAAGGAAAATCTCGGCTATCAAGTCTTTCTATAAATACCTCATCAGGGAAGGAATGCCGGTAGAAAGCAGGGTAGTGCTTCTCTCATCGCCCAAGGTGGGGGTGAAGATACCTTCTTTTCTGACCATCGATGAAATATTCAGGCTTCTCGACTCTCTTACCCCCGGCTTTTGGGAACTGAGAGATAAAACCATCTTCGAGGTTTTGTATGCCTGTGGACTGAGAGTGTCTGAGCTTACTGCTTTAAATGAAGAACACATTGATTTCGCCAGCCGGATGATCCGGGTTCTGGGGAAAGGAAAGAAAGAGCGGGTGGTCCCGCTGGGAACCAGGGCTGCATCTTCGCTGCGGGAATACATCCCGTGCAAACGGGAATTTCAGCAGAAAATGGGACAAAAAAATTTAACTCCCCTGTTTATTAACAAATATGGAACCCGATTATCGAGCCGCAGTGTGGCCAGAATCTGCAAGAAGTACTTTCGGGAAAACGGAATATCCGATACTGCCAGTCCGCATTCGTTTCGGCACACCTTTGCCACGCATCTGCTCGATGCCGGTGTCGACCTGCGGAGCATTCAGGAAATGCTGGGGCATGCCAGCCTTGCGACCACCCAGAAATATACTCACCTGAGCCTGGATCACCTCATGCAGGTTTATGATAAATCTCATCCTAAAGCATAG
- a CDS encoding PQQ-binding-like beta-propeller repeat protein has protein sequence MRDLSMKKLFSILLAAFCILVSAAGLASGAGLAGSAWPCRGHDARHTGCSSYRGSQSGSVKWSYEVGKWIDSSPSLGADGTVYAGSNDGRIYALDPNGKLKWGFQTVSSVSSSPAAADDGTVYAGSNDGKIYALDPNGSQKWVYRTGGGVHSSPAVGTDGTIYAGSLDYKLYALKPDGTLKWSYPTEGGIHSSPAVGPDGTIYVGSYDYRLYAVNPDGTLKWRFPTSFYVCSSPAVGADGTIYVGGGWWGDGKADGKIYAIRPDGTSKWSYPTGADVYSSPAIGPDGTIYVGSNDGQVYALRPDGTLKWACKTGGPVHSSPAVGADGTVYVGSDDDKVYALNPEDGSVKWSHQTGGDIYSSPAIGAEGVVYIGSRDGRLYAFGDTVCMSSAQCASGEYCRKEEGMCNQLGICAPRPQECITLSDPVCGCDGHPYSSSCEAAQQGVSVNYRGACSSGAPFDATQSPWPVKGYDIRRSGQSPYLGAQTNNLKWSSQAVYSIDSSPAIGADGTIYAGSYDGKVYAFDPNNGSQKWGLQTGGRIISSPAIAADGTIYVGTEHGRVYAVNPNGSQKWVYSLLPPYISQPGPAIYSSPVIGADGTVYVGTGDGKVLALNPDSSLKWSFKAGDKVDSSPAIGADDTIYVGSYDRRLYALKPEDGTPKWSFLAGDRISSSPAVGTDGTIYIGSLDGRFYAVSPQNGSQKWVVQTGGGIYSSPAIASDGTIYFGSSDSKVYALRPNGSLKWSHAVGGAVDSSPALGSDGTVYIGCRDGNIFALNPQDGSQKWSYQTGDTVFSSPAIDADGTVYIGSRDGRLYAFGNPSCTDNTQCSFGEYCQVKSGTCQGKGTCTRLPSACPEYYAPVCGCDGVTYSNSCEAAARGVSVASEGECSASSSGGLAKSAWPAKGYDTRRTGQSPYSAAQTNTLKWSRPTGYQVDSSPAIGIDGTIYVGSSDGKIYALDPNGSQKWGYQTGGRVISSPAIAADGTVYVGSENGRLYAMNPNGTQKWVYTVPPTSAYQPNPPIYSSPAIGADGTVYIGCTDGRMLAVNPDGKQKWTYKAADRIDSPPAIGSDGTVYAGSHDCKLYAFRPEDGGLKWSSPTGDRITSSPAIGSDGTIYIGNYDARVYAFNPDGTLKWTSRTGSWIYSSPAISADGTIYIGSTDGALYALSPQNGAIKWIYQTEGPIASTAAIGADGTIYFGSHDDTVYALKPDGSLKWKYKTGDDIYSSPAIGSDGTVYIGSRDTRIYAFSGTRGCINNSHCSAGEFCLKEAGQCDQSGVCTARPQNCIMLYDPVCGCDGQTYGNSCVAQSQGISIDYRGACAVTQTEECDGLDNDKDGRIDEDLTRPCSTACGTGTEICQAGQWIGCTAPQLQTFYADADGDGYGNASRSVQNCAAANGYVLDRTDCDDNDRTVHPNAQEISCNGRDDDCLGGDNCGYQQCTEQNSGMLDIEGTRGTMGQDVRIPVRIQSAPSEVYSFGFDVVFEASVLEYTSFEKGTLTAQATYLDAPLAGTGRIRVGGLFTGQAIPKGASGPVIWLKFRVKGGQQNECYPVRLDTVKDGFAQFSRTDGCFCIAKKCTGDLTGDGEITPADALLAFRCYLGTAGSGSCSECTDVNEDGDTTPADALCLFQKYLGKPTPTCPGLN, from the coding sequence ATGAGAGACCTTAGCATGAAAAAGCTTTTCTCGATTTTGCTGGCAGCGTTCTGCATTCTTGTTTCGGCAGCAGGACTTGCCTCAGGGGCAGGACTGGCTGGCAGTGCCTGGCCTTGCAGAGGGCATGACGCCCGGCACACGGGGTGCAGTTCATATCGTGGATCACAAAGCGGCAGCGTAAAATGGAGTTATGAGGTCGGCAAGTGGATAGATTCTTCACCCTCTCTTGGTGCTGACGGTACGGTCTATGCGGGAAGTAATGATGGCAGAATCTATGCTCTCGATCCCAATGGCAAACTCAAGTGGGGCTTCCAGACCGTATCGAGTGTCAGCTCTTCACCCGCCGCAGCCGATGATGGCACGGTCTATGCCGGAAGTAATGACGGCAAAATTTATGCCCTCGATCCCAACGGCAGCCAGAAATGGGTCTATCGGACCGGAGGAGGAGTCCACTCCTCACCGGCTGTGGGCACTGACGGCACGATCTATGCCGGGAGCCTTGATTATAAGCTCTACGCCTTGAAACCGGATGGCACCCTGAAATGGAGCTATCCGACCGAAGGGGGAATCCATTCCTCACCGGCTGTCGGTCCTGATGGCACCATCTATGTCGGGAGTTATGACTATAGGCTGTATGCTGTTAATCCTGATGGTACCCTGAAATGGCGCTTTCCGACATCGTTTTATGTCTGCTCTTCACCCGCTGTCGGTGCTGATGGCACGATTTACGTCGGAGGCGGATGGTGGGGAGATGGAAAGGCGGACGGCAAAATCTATGCCATAAGGCCTGATGGCACTTCAAAATGGAGCTACCCGACTGGGGCTGATGTTTATTCCTCACCGGCCATCGGTCCTGACGGCACCATCTATGTCGGGAGCAATGATGGTCAGGTCTATGCCTTACGGCCTGACGGCACACTCAAGTGGGCCTGCAAAACCGGCGGTCCGGTCCATTCTTCACCGGCCGTTGGTGCAGACGGCACGGTTTATGTCGGCAGCGACGATGACAAAGTTTATGCCTTGAATCCTGAAGATGGCAGCGTCAAATGGAGCCACCAGACCGGCGGCGATATCTATTCCTCGCCAGCTATCGGTGCTGAGGGTGTGGTTTACATCGGCAGCCGGGATGGCAGGTTGTACGCCTTCGGCGACACTGTCTGCATGAGCAGCGCTCAGTGCGCCAGCGGGGAGTATTGCCGGAAAGAGGAAGGAATGTGTAATCAGTTGGGAATTTGCGCTCCCAGACCGCAAGAGTGCATCACGCTCTCCGATCCGGTCTGCGGGTGTGATGGTCATCCCTATTCCAGTTCCTGCGAGGCGGCTCAGCAGGGGGTGAGTGTGAATTATCGGGGAGCATGCTCATCGGGTGCTCCTTTCGACGCAACGCAAAGCCCCTGGCCGGTCAAGGGATACGATATCCGGCGCAGCGGCCAGAGCCCCTACCTCGGAGCCCAGACAAATAATCTCAAATGGAGCTCCCAGGCAGTCTACTCGATCGATTCTTCCCCGGCCATAGGAGCTGACGGCACGATCTATGCCGGAAGTTATGACGGGAAGGTTTATGCTTTTGACCCCAATAACGGCAGCCAGAAATGGGGCCTTCAGACCGGGGGCAGGATCATTTCTTCACCGGCCATAGCTGCCGATGGCACGATCTATGTCGGAACCGAGCATGGCCGGGTTTATGCCGTAAATCCCAACGGCAGCCAGAAGTGGGTATATTCCCTGCTTCCTCCCTATATCTCCCAACCGGGGCCTGCCATTTACTCCTCACCAGTTATCGGCGCTGACGGCACGGTCTATGTCGGGACCGGAGATGGCAAGGTTCTGGCCCTGAATCCGGACAGCAGTCTGAAGTGGTCGTTCAAGGCCGGTGACAAGGTCGATTCTTCCCCGGCCATAGGAGCTGACGACACGATCTATGTCGGCAGCTATGACCGCAGGCTCTATGCTCTGAAACCTGAGGACGGAACCCCGAAGTGGAGCTTTCTGGCCGGGGACCGGATCAGTTCCTCGCCAGCCGTCGGGACTGATGGAACAATCTATATCGGCAGCCTGGATGGCAGGTTTTACGCTGTCAGCCCGCAAAATGGCAGCCAGAAATGGGTTGTTCAGACCGGCGGAGGGATCTATTCCTCGCCAGCCATTGCTTCTGACGGGACAATTTACTTTGGAAGCAGCGACAGCAAGGTTTATGCTCTCCGGCCAAATGGCAGTCTGAAATGGAGTCATGCTGTCGGAGGCGCTGTCGATTCCTCCCCGGCCCTTGGATCTGACGGCACGGTGTATATCGGCTGCCGGGACGGCAATATCTTTGCACTCAACCCGCAGGATGGCAGCCAGAAATGGAGCTATCAGACCGGCGATACGGTCTTTTCCTCCCCGGCCATTGATGCCGATGGCACGGTCTATATCGGCAGCCGGGATGGCAGGCTCTATGCCTTCGGCAATCCATCCTGCACGGACAATACGCAGTGCTCATTTGGGGAGTATTGCCAGGTGAAAAGCGGCACCTGCCAGGGGAAGGGAACCTGTACCCGTCTGCCCTCTGCATGCCCTGAGTATTACGCTCCGGTCTGCGGATGCGACGGTGTGACCTATTCCAATTCATGCGAGGCGGCTGCCAGGGGAGTGAGCGTGGCCTCCGAGGGAGAGTGTTCGGCCTCCTCCTCCGGCGGGCTGGCCAAAAGCGCCTGGCCCGCCAAGGGGTATGATACCCGGCGCACCGGTCAGAGCCCCTATTCCGCTGCCCAGACCAACACCCTCAAATGGAGTCGCCCGACCGGCTACCAGGTTGATTCCTCACCAGCCATAGGGATTGACGGCACCATCTATGTGGGAAGCTCCGATGGAAAGATTTATGCTCTCGATCCCAACGGCAGCCAAAAGTGGGGCTATCAGACCGGGGGCAGGGTCATCTCCTCACCAGCCATAGCTGCTGACGGCACGGTCTATGTCGGCAGTGAAAACGGCCGGCTTTATGCCATGAATCCCAACGGCACCCAAAAGTGGGTTTACACCGTCCCCCCGACATCCGCCTACCAGCCGAACCCGCCGATTTACTCCTCCCCGGCCATTGGTGCTGACGGCACGGTCTATATCGGATGCACGGACGGCAGGATGCTGGCTGTCAATCCGGATGGCAAACAGAAGTGGACCTACAAGGCCGCAGACAGAATCGATTCTCCGCCAGCTATCGGCAGTGACGGCACGGTCTATGCCGGAAGCCATGACTGCAAACTCTATGCCTTCAGGCCTGAAGATGGCGGCCTGAAGTGGAGCTCTCCAACCGGGGACCGGATCACGTCCTCTCCAGCCATAGGGAGTGATGGAACGATCTATATCGGAAATTACGACGCCAGGGTCTATGCTTTTAATCCGGATGGCACCCTCAAGTGGACAAGCCGGACAGGATCATGGATATACTCCTCACCGGCCATCAGTGCTGACGGAACTATTTATATCGGCAGCACTGACGGCGCACTCTATGCGCTTTCCCCCCAGAACGGCGCCATCAAATGGATATATCAGACCGAAGGGCCGATTGCCTCGACTGCGGCCATTGGAGCTGACGGCACCATTTATTTCGGCAGCCATGATGACACTGTCTACGCGCTTAAGCCCGATGGCAGCCTGAAGTGGAAATACAAGACCGGGGATGATATCTATTCTTCGCCAGCCATAGGCTCTGACGGCACGGTTTATATCGGCAGCCGGGACACCAGAATCTATGCCTTCTCCGGCACCAGGGGATGCATCAATAATAGCCATTGCTCAGCCGGGGAGTTTTGTCTGAAAGAGGCGGGACAATGTGACCAGTCGGGAGTCTGCACTGCCCGGCCCCAGAATTGTATCATGCTGTATGATCCGGTCTGCGGATGCGACGGCCAGACGTATGGAAATTCCTGTGTAGCCCAGAGTCAGGGTATCAGCATAGATTACCGGGGAGCTTGCGCAGTCACTCAGACCGAAGAGTGTGATGGTCTTGACAATGACAAGGACGGACGGATTGACGAGGACCTCACGAGGCCATGCTCCACGGCTTGCGGCACAGGGACGGAAATTTGTCAGGCAGGCCAGTGGATTGGCTGTACCGCTCCGCAGCTTCAAACCTTTTATGCTGATGCTGACGGAGATGGCTACGGCAATGCATCCCGGAGCGTGCAGAACTGTGCTGCCGCTAACGGCTATGTTCTCGACAGGACTGATTGTGACGACAACGACAGAACCGTTCATCCCAATGCACAGGAAATCTCCTGTAACGGCAGGGATGATGACTGCCTGGGCGGGGACAACTGCGGCTACCAGCAATGCACGGAGCAGAATTCAGGAATGCTGGACATTGAAGGGACCAGGGGAACCATGGGGCAGGATGTCAGGATCCCGGTGAGGATCCAATCCGCACCTTCCGAGGTTTACTCCTTTGGTTTTGATGTGGTTTTTGAAGCGAGCGTTCTGGAATATACAAGCTTCGAAAAAGGCACCCTGACTGCTCAGGCCACCTATCTGGATGCCCCCCTGGCAGGCACCGGCAGGATACGGGTAGGTGGATTATTTACCGGCCAGGCCATTCCGAAAGGAGCGAGCGGCCCGGTAATCTGGTTGAAATTCCGGGTAAAAGGCGGCCAGCAAAACGAGTGTTACCCGGTCAGACTGGATACCGTAAAAGACGGTTTTGCTCAATTTTCCAGAACCGATGGATGTTTCTGCATTGCCAAAAAATGCACCGGCGACCTTACCGGAGATGGAGAGATTACCCCGGCGGATGCTCTACTGGCTTTTCGATGCTACCTTGGAACTGCTGGATCCGGTTCCTGTTCTGAATGCACCGACGTGAATGAAGATGGCGACACTACTCCAGCCGATGCTCTCTGTTTATTCCAGAAATACCTGGGAAAACCCACACCTACCTGCCCTGGCCTTAATTGA
- a CDS encoding nucleotidyltransferase domain-containing protein — translation MPIVNSENSLKDINLREEEESILRELKKELHGLAGNSLEGLFLYGSKARGDFSDQSDIDIMIIVRGLTRELKDKILTRIADLEFEYLTPLSAIVILKEDFDNLKKKERRLALDIEKEGIAL, via the coding sequence ATGCCAATAGTTAACAGCGAAAACAGCCTTAAGGATATTAATCTTCGTGAAGAAGAAGAAAGCATATTGCGAGAATTAAAGAAAGAACTTCATGGATTAGCAGGTAATTCTTTGGAAGGATTATTTCTTTATGGATCAAAAGCACGAGGGGATTTTAGTGACCAGTCTGATATTGATATAATGATTATTGTCCGAGGTCTGACAAGAGAATTAAAAGATAAAATACTTACCAGGATTGCTGACCTTGAATTTGAGTATCTTACCCCTCTATCAGCCATTGTGATCTTAAAAGAGGACTTTGACAACCTTAAAAAAAAGGAAAGAAGATTAGCGCTTGATATTGAAAAAGAGGGGATTGCCCTCTGA
- a CDS encoding HEPN domain-containing protein yields MTEENQKINIREEVERADQTIKAARLLYENGFFNDAISRLYYFLLYYIRALLLTKGLEPKSHEGALRLFSLHFVRTGFFKTESSHIFSKMMKYREEADYNPSYLFTKEDFITFSKESEELTARIRDYLKKEGYL; encoded by the coding sequence ATGACGGAAGAAAATCAAAAGATAAATATTCGAGAAGAGGTTGAAAGAGCGGATCAGACAATAAAGGCTGCCCGCCTTTTATATGAAAACGGTTTTTTTAATGATGCAATTTCGAGGTTATATTATTTTCTCCTCTATTACATAAGGGCATTACTTTTAACAAAGGGATTAGAGCCCAAAAGTCACGAAGGAGCATTGAGGCTTTTTAGTCTTCATTTTGTAAGAACAGGCTTTTTCAAGACCGAGTCTTCTCATATATTTTCAAAGATGATGAAATATCGAGAGGAAGCGGATTACAACCCTTCTTATCTATTCACAAAGGAAGACTTCATTACCTTTTCAAAAGAATCTGAAGAATTAACTGCCAGGATCAGAGATTACCTGAAAAAAGAAGGATACCTTTGA
- a CDS encoding 3-hydroxyacyl-CoA dehydrogenase NAD-binding domain-containing protein, with protein sequence MKIGLVGYGKMGKGIFNLFSSLDHEIIVWMRKSEIVRESKIQIERKLRRALKNEIIDQDQFQEKLSTLTFTDRLESLRGCDLVVESIAEDFHEKVSMLKRLESILSPSALLLTNTSSLSINQLARELDHGERFCGFHFFYPIPLVNLIEVIKWDGVSGETVNFLTSFARELGKMPIIINDAPASGINDILSYHFFEGYYMLEQGLAAPSQIDKAALNFFRVGPCESTDIIGSKLIIETAEITVKVRKSGMPIPDLLYKLILQERMGRDCGRGLFVYHGEKMEDDSREFYLNPYQKHSFQASEQDASESMIQKRLLYALFNGFLHSVSRNVSSEKELNAGMREVLGMREGPADMMRSIGMDTVMREFDLLANQVGRRFRQ encoded by the coding sequence ATGAAAATAGGGCTTGTAGGCTACGGCAAAATGGGAAAGGGCATTTTCAATCTCTTCTCTTCGCTTGACCATGAAATCATTGTCTGGATGCGAAAGAGCGAGATTGTCCGGGAATCTAAAATCCAGATCGAGCGAAAGCTCAGGAGAGCTTTGAAGAATGAAATAATCGATCAGGACCAGTTTCAGGAAAAATTATCCACACTCACCTTTACCGATCGTCTCGAGAGCCTGAGAGGATGCGATCTGGTCGTTGAATCCATCGCTGAAGATTTTCATGAGAAAGTGAGTATGCTCAAACGGCTGGAGTCAATCCTTTCTCCATCGGCCCTGCTGCTTACCAACACATCTTCTCTGTCCATCAACCAACTGGCCAGAGAGCTTGATCATGGCGAGCGCTTTTGCGGGTTCCATTTTTTTTACCCTATTCCGCTGGTAAATCTCATCGAGGTCATTAAATGGGACGGGGTATCCGGCGAGACAGTAAATTTCCTTACATCATTCGCTCGTGAGCTTGGCAAGATGCCGATCATTATTAATGATGCTCCCGCTTCCGGCATCAATGATATTTTATCCTACCATTTTTTCGAAGGATACTACATGCTCGAACAGGGGCTGGCTGCTCCTTCGCAAATTGATAAGGCAGCCCTGAATTTCTTCCGGGTCGGACCCTGCGAATCGACGGATATCATTGGAAGCAAGCTGATCATTGAAACCGCCGAGATAACGGTCAAGGTGCGTAAAAGTGGCATGCCCATACCCGATCTGCTCTATAAACTCATCCTGCAGGAGCGGATGGGAAGAGACTGCGGAAGAGGACTCTTTGTCTATCATGGAGAGAAAATGGAAGATGATTCCCGCGAATTTTACCTGAACCCGTATCAAAAACATTCGTTCCAGGCCTCAGAACAGGACGCTTCTGAATCAATGATCCAGAAAAGGCTTCTTTATGCGCTGTTCAATGGCTTTTTGCACAGTGTATCGCGGAACGTCTCTTCCGAGAAAGAGCTGAATGCAGGGATGAGGGAAGTGCTGGGCATGCGGGAGGGACCCGCTGACATGATGAGATCCATCGGCATGGATACGGTCATGCGGGAGTTTGATCTTCTGGCCAATCAAGTGGGGAGGAGATTCAGGCAGTGA